A genomic segment from Truepera sp. encodes:
- a CDS encoding sodium-translocating pyrophosphatase, protein MDLLITLVPLAAVVALLAAFLLARNVMAAPTGDARMVEISDAVRQGAGAYMNRQYSTITVVAVIIAAIFAVVALTSGNDHDRTMWWWTTAGFAVGALFSAISGYVGMSVAVRANVRVAQAARGGLAGALRIAFNGGAVAGLAVAGLALLGVSGFFWLFHIVLDLKNPVEPLIGFAFGASLISLFARVGGGIYTKAADVGADLVGKLEAGIPEDDPRNPAVIADNVGDNVGDCAGMGADLFETYAVTAIGAVFLGYLLPGTGVVTNLVLYPLLLGAIAIIASIIGTQFVRLPEGSSNIMGALYKGVFVSAGISVVAFAGLTYAMFHDFDFSVLGREMGWGSLFVSSLIGIVVTVALMFITEYYTSTRYAPVRRVAKASITGSATNIISGLAVGMQSTALPVIVLVLAIFLSYSVAGLYGIAVAAVAMLSVTGMVVAMDTYGPITDNAGGIAEMADLPAEVRVNTDALDAVGNTTKAVTKGYAIGSAALAALVLFADFAERLKLVDPERYGIGAFRLDDPIVLVGLLIGAMLPFLFSAFLMESVGKAAGAVIEEVRRQFRTIKGIMEGTAKPDYGKAVDIVTAAALREMALPGIMAVAAPLIVGFLFGPLALGGLLIGVIGSGLMMALMMSTGGGAWDNAKKYIEDGNHGGKGSEAHAASVVGDTVGDPYKDTAGPSINPLIKVINTVALIFAGIIATAGGWLLF, encoded by the coding sequence ATGGATCTGTTGATCACCCTAGTACCCTTGGCCGCCGTAGTGGCGTTGCTGGCGGCCTTCCTGCTGGCGCGGAACGTCATGGCCGCGCCGACGGGCGACGCGCGCATGGTCGAGATCTCCGACGCCGTGCGCCAGGGCGCCGGCGCCTACATGAACCGCCAGTACAGCACCATCACGGTGGTGGCCGTGATCATCGCGGCCATCTTCGCCGTCGTGGCGCTCACGTCGGGTAATGACCACGACCGCACCATGTGGTGGTGGACCACCGCCGGCTTCGCCGTGGGGGCGCTGTTCAGCGCCATCAGCGGCTACGTGGGCATGAGCGTCGCCGTGCGCGCCAACGTGCGCGTGGCGCAGGCCGCGCGCGGCGGCCTCGCGGGGGCGCTCCGGATAGCGTTCAATGGCGGCGCGGTAGCCGGCCTCGCCGTGGCGGGTCTGGCACTCCTAGGGGTGTCCGGCTTCTTCTGGCTGTTTCACATAGTGTTGGACCTCAAGAACCCCGTCGAGCCACTCATAGGCTTCGCCTTCGGCGCTTCGCTGATCAGCCTCTTCGCCCGTGTGGGCGGCGGCATCTACACCAAGGCCGCGGACGTGGGCGCCGACCTCGTTGGCAAGCTCGAGGCCGGTATCCCCGAGGACGACCCCCGCAACCCCGCGGTCATCGCCGACAACGTCGGCGACAACGTGGGCGACTGCGCCGGCATGGGCGCCGACCTCTTCGAGACCTACGCCGTGACCGCCATCGGCGCCGTGTTCCTCGGCTACCTGTTACCGGGCACGGGCGTCGTAACGAACCTCGTGCTCTACCCCCTCCTGCTCGGCGCGATCGCCATCATCGCCAGCATCATCGGCACGCAGTTCGTGCGCCTGCCCGAGGGCTCCAGCAACATCATGGGCGCCCTCTACAAGGGTGTCTTCGTGAGCGCCGGCATCAGCGTAGTGGCCTTCGCCGGCCTGACCTACGCCATGTTTCACGACTTCGACTTCTCGGTCCTGGGCCGCGAGATGGGCTGGGGGTCGCTGTTCGTCTCCAGCCTCATCGGCATCGTCGTCACGGTGGCCCTGATGTTCATCACGGAGTACTACACCAGCACCCGCTACGCACCGGTGAGGCGCGTGGCCAAGGCGTCCATCACGGGTAGCGCCACCAACATCATCTCGGGCCTGGCCGTTGGCATGCAGTCGACTGCCCTGCCCGTGATCGTCTTGGTCCTCGCCATCTTCCTCTCCTACTCGGTGGCCGGCCTCTACGGCATCGCGGTGGCCGCCGTGGCCATGCTTTCCGTCACCGGCATGGTCGTCGCCATGGACACGTACGGCCCCATCACCGACAACGCGGGTGGCATAGCGGAGATGGCCGACCTACCCGCCGAGGTCCGCGTCAACACGGACGCGCTCGACGCCGTCGGCAACACCACCAAGGCCGTCACCAAGGGCTACGCCATCGGCTCCGCCGCACTGGCCGCCCTCGTGCTCTTCGCCGACTTCGCCGAGCGCCTGAAGCTCGTCGACCCCGAGCGCTACGGGATAGGTGCCTTCAGGCTCGACGACCCGATCGTACTCGTAGGCCTCCTGATCGGCGCCATGCTGCCGTTCCTCTTCAGCGCCTTCCTCATGGAGTCGGTCGGCAAGGCCGCCGGCGCCGTCATCGAGGAAGTGCGGCGCCAGTTCCGCACCATCAAGGGAATCATGGAGGGCACGGCCAAGCCGGACTACGGCAAGGCGGTGGACATCGTCACGGCCGCCGCTCTGCGGGAGATGGCGTTGCCGGGCATCATGGCGGTCGCTGCGCCCCTCATCGTTGGCTTCCTGTTCGGCCCGCTCGCCCTCGGCGGCCTGCTGATAGGCGTCATCGGCTCGGGCCTCATGATGGCCCTCATGATGAGCACCGGCGGCGGCGCCTGGGACAACGCCAAGAAGTACATCGAGGACGGGAACCACGGCGGCAAGGGCTCCGAAGCGCACGCCGCCAGCGTGGTCGGCGATACCGTGGGCGACCCCTACAAGGACACCGCCGGGCCGTCGATCAACCCGCTCATCAAGGTCATCAACACGGTGGCGCTCATCTTCGCGGGGATCATCGCGACGGCAGGCGGTTGGCTGCTGTTCTGA